The following coding sequences are from one Oryzisolibacter sp. LB2S window:
- the rpsJ gene encoding 30S ribosomal protein S10 — protein sequence MSKQKIRIRLKAFDYKLIDQSAAEIVDTAKRTGAIVKGPVPLPTRMKRFDILRSPHVNKTSRDQLEIRTHQRLMDIVDPTDKTVDALMKLDLPAGVDVEIKLQ from the coding sequence ATGTCCAAGCAAAAAATCCGCATCCGCCTCAAGGCGTTCGACTACAAGCTGATCGACCAGTCCGCAGCCGAGATCGTTGACACCGCCAAGCGCACCGGCGCCATCGTCAAGGGCCCCGTGCCCCTGCCGACGCGCATGAAGCGCTTCGACATCCTGCGCTCGCCGCACGTCAACAAGACCAGCCGCGACCAGCTCGAGATCCGCACGCACCAGCGCCTGATGGACATCGTCGATCCCACCGACAAGACCGTGGACGCGCTGATGAAGCTCGACCTGCCGGCCGGCGTCGACGTCGAGATCAAGCTGCAGTAA
- the rplC gene encoding 50S ribosomal protein L3 → MSLCNSLGLLGRKVGMMRLFTDDGEAIPVTVVDVSNNRVTQVKTQENDGYVALQVTFGSRKASRVTKPEAGHLAKAGVEAGEIIREFPVTAEVAGKYAAGSAVPVADVFAVGQKVDVQGTSIGKGYAGTIKRHNFGSQRASHGNSRSHNVPGSIGMAQDPGRVFPGKKMTGHLGDVTVTTQNLDVVRIDEARQLLLIKGAVPGSKGGFVTVRPAIKAKASKGAN, encoded by the coding sequence ATGAGTCTGTGCAACTCCCTGGGGTTGCTGGGCCGCAAGGTGGGCATGATGCGTCTGTTCACCGATGACGGGGAAGCGATTCCCGTCACGGTGGTGGATGTGTCCAACAACCGCGTGACCCAGGTCAAAACCCAAGAGAACGATGGCTACGTGGCCCTGCAGGTCACGTTCGGTTCGCGCAAGGCATCGCGCGTGACCAAGCCCGAGGCCGGTCATCTCGCCAAGGCGGGTGTCGAGGCCGGTGAAATCATCCGCGAATTCCCCGTGACCGCCGAGGTCGCCGGCAAGTACGCCGCAGGCAGCGCCGTGCCTGTGGCCGACGTGTTCGCCGTGGGCCAGAAGGTGGACGTGCAAGGCACCTCCATCGGCAAGGGCTACGCCGGCACCATCAAGCGCCACAACTTCGGTTCGCAGCGCGCCTCGCACGGCAACAGCCGCTCGCACAACGTTCCTGGCTCCATCGGCATGGCGCAGGATCCGGGTCGCGTGTTTCCGGGCAAGAAGATGACGGGTCACCTCGGTGATGTCACCGTTACCACTCAAAACCTCGACGTGGTTCGCATCGACGAAGCACGTCAACTGCTCTTGATCAAGGGCGCTGTTCCGGGCTCCAAGGGTGGCTTCGTGACGGTGCGTCCCGCCATCAAGGCCAAAGCTTCCAAAGGAGCGAACTAA
- the rplD gene encoding 50S ribosomal protein L4: MQLELLNEQGLAASKVDVPETVFDRQYNEDLIHQIVVAYRANGRQGTRAQKDREQVRHSTKKPFKQKGTGNARAGMTSSPLWRGGGRIFPNLPDENFTQKINKKMYRAGMASILSQLAREGRLAVVDSIKVDSPKTKVLADKFKAMNLQSVMVIADEVDENLYLASRNLKNVFIVEPRYADPVSLVHYKKVLVTKGAIDKLKEMFA; this comes from the coding sequence ATGCAGCTCGAACTCCTGAATGAACAGGGCCTGGCCGCATCCAAGGTGGATGTGCCCGAGACCGTGTTTGACCGCCAGTACAACGAAGATCTGATCCATCAGATCGTCGTTGCCTACCGTGCCAACGGCCGTCAGGGCACCCGTGCCCAGAAGGATCGTGAGCAGGTGCGTCACTCGACCAAGAAGCCCTTCAAGCAAAAGGGCACCGGCAACGCTCGTGCCGGTATGACCTCCTCGCCGCTGTGGCGTGGGGGCGGTCGCATCTTCCCGAATCTGCCTGACGAAAACTTCACGCAGAAGATCAACAAGAAGATGTACCGCGCCGGCATGGCGTCCATCCTGTCCCAGCTGGCCCGCGAAGGCCGTCTGGCCGTGGTGGATTCGATCAAGGTCGATTCGCCCAAGACCAAGGTGCTGGCCGACAAGTTCAAGGCCATGAACCTGCAGTCGGTGATGGTGATCGCCGACGAGGTCGATGAGAACCTGTACCTCGCTTCGCGCAACCTGAAGAACGTGTTCATCGTCGAACCGCGTTACGCAGACCCCGTGTCGCTGGTGCACTACAAGAAAGTGCTCGTCACCAAGGGCGCGATCGACAAGCTCAAGGAGATGTTCGCATGA
- the rplW gene encoding 50S ribosomal protein L23 — MSTLKFDEGRLMQVLVAPIVSEKATMVAEKSNAVTFKVLQNATKPEIKAAVELLFKVEVKGVSVLNTKGKTKRFGKTVGRRDNVRKAYVLLKEGQELNLSGEAA, encoded by the coding sequence ATGAGCACGCTCAAGTTTGACGAAGGTCGTCTGATGCAGGTGTTGGTGGCCCCCATCGTGTCCGAAAAGGCCACCATGGTCGCCGAGAAGTCCAACGCCGTGACGTTCAAGGTGCTGCAGAACGCCACCAAACCCGAGATCAAGGCCGCCGTGGAGCTGCTGTTCAAGGTCGAGGTCAAGGGCGTTTCCGTGCTCAATACCAAAGGCAAGACCAAGCGCTTTGGCAAGACCGTTGGCCGCCGCGACAACGTGCGCAAGGCCTATGTCCTGCTCAAGGAAGGTCAAGAGCTGAACCTGTCCGGGGAGGCCGCGTAA
- the rplB gene encoding 50S ribosomal protein L2, producing the protein MAVIKIKPTSPGRRGAVKISRDHLHKGAAFAPLLESQFQKAGRNNNGHITTRHKGGGHKHHYRVVDFRRNKDAIPAKVERIEYDPNRSAHIALVCYADGERRYIIAPRSLEVGSSIVSGSEAPIRVGNTLPIRNIPVGSTIHCIELKPGAGAQIARSAGTSATLLAREGVYAQVRMRSGEVRKIHIECRATIGEVANGEHSLRQLGKAGVKRWMGIRPTVRGVAMNPIDHPQGGGEGRTGEGRHPVDPWGNLTKGYRTRNNKRTQNMIVSRRKK; encoded by the coding sequence ATGGCTGTCATCAAGATCAAACCGACTTCCCCGGGCCGTCGCGGCGCGGTGAAGATCTCGCGTGACCACCTGCACAAGGGTGCGGCGTTCGCGCCCCTGCTGGAATCCCAGTTCCAGAAGGCTGGCCGCAACAACAACGGCCACATCACCACCCGTCACAAGGGCGGTGGCCACAAGCACCACTACCGCGTGGTGGACTTCCGTCGCAACAAGGATGCCATCCCGGCCAAGGTCGAGCGCATCGAGTACGACCCGAACCGTTCGGCCCACATCGCCCTGGTGTGCTATGCCGACGGCGAGCGTCGCTACATCATCGCCCCGCGCAGCCTGGAAGTGGGCAGCTCCATCGTGAGCGGCTCCGAGGCGCCGATCCGCGTCGGCAACACCCTGCCGATCCGCAACATCCCCGTGGGCTCCACGATTCACTGCATCGAGCTCAAGCCCGGTGCCGGTGCGCAGATCGCCCGCTCGGCCGGCACGTCCGCCACGCTGCTGGCACGCGAAGGCGTGTACGCACAGGTGCGCATGCGCTCCGGCGAAGTGCGCAAGATTCACATCGAGTGCCGCGCCACCATCGGTGAAGTGGCCAACGGTGAGCACAGCCTGCGCCAGCTCGGCAAGGCCGGTGTCAAGCGCTGGATGGGTATCCGCCCGACCGTGCGCGGCGTTGCCATGAACCCGATCGACCACCCGCAGGGTGGTGGTGAGGGCCGCACCGGCGAAGGTCGCCATCCGGTTGACCCATGGGGCAACCTGACCAAGGGCTACCGCACTCGCAACAACAAGCGCACGCAGAACATGATCGTGTCGCGTCGCAAGAAGTAA
- the rpsS gene encoding 30S ribosomal protein S19 — protein MTRSLKKGPFVDHHLLAKVEKAIATKDKKPVKTWSRRSMVLPEFIGLTIAVHNGKQHVPVYVTDQMVGHKLGEFALTRTFKGHPADKKAKK, from the coding sequence ATGACTCGTTCTTTGAAAAAGGGTCCTTTCGTCGACCATCACCTGCTGGCCAAGGTCGAGAAGGCCATCGCCACCAAGGACAAGAAGCCCGTCAAGACCTGGTCGCGCCGCTCCATGGTGCTGCCCGAGTTCATCGGTCTGACGATCGCCGTGCACAACGGCAAGCAGCATGTGCCGGTGTACGTGACCGACCAGATGGTGGGCCACAAGCTGGGCGAGTTCGCCCTGACGCGTACCTTCAAGGGCCACCCCGCCGACAAGAAGGCCAAGAAGTAA
- the rplV gene encoding 50S ribosomal protein L22, giving the protein MTETRAVLRGVRLSVDKGRLVADLIRGKKVDQALNILTFTQKKAAGIVKKVLESAIANAEHNDGADIDELKVKTIHVEQGTTLKRFTARAKGRGNRISKPTCHIYVTVGN; this is encoded by the coding sequence ATGACTGAAACACGTGCTGTTCTCCGTGGCGTGCGCCTGTCGGTCGACAAGGGTCGCCTGGTCGCGGATCTGATCCGTGGCAAGAAGGTGGACCAGGCCCTGAACATCCTGACGTTCACGCAGAAAAAGGCTGCCGGCATCGTCAAGAAGGTGCTGGAGTCCGCCATCGCCAACGCCGAGCACAACGACGGCGCCGATATCGACGAGCTGAAGGTCAAGACCATCCACGTCGAGCAGGGCACCACGCTCAAGCGCTTCACGGCGCGCGCCAAGGGCCGCGGCAACCGCATCAGCAAGCCGACGTGCCACATCTACGTGACCGTGGGCAACTAA